From the genome of Halomonas sp. 1513, one region includes:
- a CDS encoding reactive intermediate/imine deaminase has translation MIHPVRTDLFAAKAPLEWAVIGNGILFTAQIPIGSDGAVVQGGIEAQARQTLENLRHTLACAGGGMQDLTQVLIYVTRREDLATVNRLYADYVTAPFPNRAAIIVSGFAREEMLVEMVAYAALESPAADQS, from the coding sequence ATGATTCATCCCGTACGTACCGACCTGTTCGCCGCCAAGGCGCCGCTGGAGTGGGCCGTGATCGGCAACGGCATCCTGTTTACCGCCCAGATACCGATTGGCAGCGATGGCGCCGTGGTGCAGGGCGGCATCGAGGCACAAGCGCGGCAGACGCTGGAGAATCTGCGCCATACCTTGGCGTGCGCCGGAGGAGGCATGCAGGACCTGACCCAGGTGCTCATCTATGTGACCCGTCGCGAGGATCTGGCCACGGTCAATCGCCTCTACGCCGACTACGTCACGGCGCCCTTCCCCAACCGCGCCGCGATCATCGTTTCCGGCTTCGCCCGGGAAGAGATGCTGGTGGAGATGGTGGCCTATGCGGCGTTGGAGTCGCCTGCTGCAGACCAGAGCTGA
- a CDS encoding BCCT transporter encodes MSTPDHHSSQRPPPGHANRFGDPVVLGLSVGFVVLFVVMSIIDVDGVANAIGNGFAWTAAMLGSYFQLLLLLTFFIAMGLAISPAASAKVGGLDTPELSTFKWLSIIMCTLLAGGGVFFAAGEPVYHFVVTPPAFDTEPGTAEAVAGALAQSFMHWGFLAWAVLGSLTAVVLAHAHYDKGLPLQPRTLLYPVFGERRMSGWLGGVVDACCVIAVVAGTVGPIGFLATQVSFGLHELVGVTEGYGTQLVILVILGALYVTSAATGIHRGIQMLSRFNVFLALAIAAIIFLFGPTLFLTNAYLQGFGEYLSSFLAMATMTSETAPAWWMQWWTVFFFAWFIGYGPLMAIFVARISRGRTIRQMILAVAVMAPIATTVWFTLLGGSGIHYQLTGVIDLTEALNNFQFDVATLTVAQALPGGVLMALAILLLTTIFVATTGDSMSYAIAVVCTGHDQPHVGVRVFWGVAMSLMAGILLYMGAGQIGVLQQFIVITAIPVSLVLLPSLWTGPQAAYAMARQQGLTTRPKVIVND; translated from the coding sequence ATGAGTACGCCTGACCATCATTCATCGCAAAGACCGCCCCCCGGGCACGCCAACCGCTTCGGCGACCCCGTCGTCCTGGGGCTCAGCGTCGGTTTCGTGGTGCTGTTCGTGGTGATGTCGATCATCGACGTCGACGGCGTGGCCAACGCCATCGGCAACGGTTTCGCCTGGACCGCCGCCATGCTCGGCTCTTACTTCCAGCTGCTGCTGCTGTTGACCTTTTTCATCGCCATGGGGCTTGCCATCTCGCCGGCGGCCAGCGCCAAGGTCGGCGGTCTCGACACGCCCGAGCTGAGCACCTTCAAGTGGCTATCGATCATCATGTGTACGCTGCTGGCCGGAGGTGGCGTGTTCTTCGCCGCCGGCGAGCCGGTTTATCACTTCGTGGTCACGCCACCGGCGTTTGACACCGAGCCGGGAACCGCGGAGGCGGTGGCCGGTGCACTGGCGCAGTCGTTCATGCACTGGGGCTTTTTGGCCTGGGCGGTGCTGGGCTCGTTGACCGCCGTGGTGCTGGCCCACGCCCACTATGACAAGGGACTGCCGCTGCAGCCCAGGACGCTGCTCTATCCGGTCTTCGGCGAGCGTAGGATGAGTGGCTGGCTCGGCGGTGTGGTCGATGCCTGCTGCGTGATCGCCGTAGTGGCCGGCACCGTGGGGCCGATCGGCTTCCTGGCCACCCAGGTCAGTTTCGGACTGCATGAGCTCGTCGGGGTCACCGAAGGGTATGGCACCCAGCTGGTCATTCTGGTCATTCTGGGTGCGCTCTATGTCACCTCCGCCGCTACCGGCATCCATCGTGGCATCCAGATGCTGAGCCGCTTCAATGTGTTCCTGGCGCTGGCGATTGCCGCCATCATTTTCCTGTTCGGCCCGACCCTGTTTCTGACCAATGCCTACCTGCAGGGCTTCGGCGAGTACCTGAGCTCCTTCCTGGCCATGGCTACCATGACCTCGGAAACCGCGCCGGCCTGGTGGATGCAGTGGTGGACGGTGTTCTTCTTCGCCTGGTTCATCGGCTATGGCCCGCTGATGGCGATCTTCGTCGCACGCATCTCGCGTGGGCGCACCATCCGCCAGATGATCCTGGCCGTGGCGGTGATGGCGCCGATTGCCACCACCGTATGGTTTACCCTGCTGGGCGGCTCGGGCATTCACTACCAGCTGACCGGGGTAATCGACCTGACAGAAGCGCTCAACAACTTCCAGTTCGATGTGGCGACCCTGACCGTTGCCCAGGCCCTGCCGGGCGGCGTCCTGATGGCCCTGGCGATCCTGCTGCTGACCACCATCTTCGTGGCGACGACCGGCGACTCCATGAGCTACGCCATCGCCGTGGTGTGTACCGGGCATGATCAGCCCCACGTCGGTGTGCGGGTCTTCTGGGGCGTGGCCATGTCGTTGATGGCCGGCATTCTGCTCTACATGGGGGCCGGGCAGATCGGCGTGCTCCAGCAGTTCATTGTGATTACCGCGATTCCGGTCTCGCTGGTGCTGCTGCCCTCGCTGTGGACCGGGCCCCAGGCGGCCTATGCCATGGCCCGGCAGCAGGGGCTCACCACGCGCCCCAAGGTGATCGTCAATGACTGA
- a CDS encoding peptidase M19 — MLTIDGLQYSNWSREIFQQMREGGVDAVHATLVYHETTRETLSRLGEWNRRFEQHADLIMPVLEPADILRAQQAGKVGIFLGAQNCSPIEDDIDMVAVMRRLGLLIMQLTYNNQSLLACGCYESEDSGITRFGRQVIREMNRVGMVIDMSHSAERSTLEAIALSERPVIISHANPEFFHAAKRNKSNRVLAAIAESGGLLGFSAYPFHLKDGPDCSLEAYCEMIARTVDLMGIEHVGLGTDLCQDQPVSVLEWMRNGRWSKEMDYGEGSASNAGWPRPLAWLRDSRDFPNLIAGLRQRGFDETEVERIMGRNWVALLQRAAIPATS, encoded by the coding sequence GTGCTGACCATTGATGGCCTGCAGTACTCCAACTGGTCGCGGGAGATCTTCCAGCAGATGCGCGAGGGCGGCGTCGATGCCGTGCATGCCACCCTGGTCTACCACGAGACGACGCGTGAGACCCTGTCGCGGCTGGGGGAGTGGAACCGGCGCTTCGAGCAGCACGCCGACCTGATCATGCCGGTGCTGGAGCCTGCCGATATCCTGCGTGCGCAACAGGCCGGCAAGGTGGGTATCTTCCTGGGGGCCCAGAACTGCTCGCCCATCGAGGACGATATCGACATGGTGGCGGTAATGCGCCGCCTGGGCCTGCTGATCATGCAGCTCACCTACAATAACCAGAGCCTGCTGGCCTGCGGCTGCTACGAGAGCGAGGACAGCGGCATCACCCGTTTTGGCCGTCAGGTGATTCGCGAGATGAATCGGGTCGGCATGGTGATCGACATGTCGCATAGCGCCGAGCGTTCCACTCTCGAGGCGATCGCGCTCTCCGAGCGGCCGGTGATCATCTCGCATGCCAACCCTGAGTTCTTCCATGCGGCCAAGCGCAACAAGTCCAACCGGGTGCTGGCGGCGATCGCCGAGAGCGGCGGCCTGCTGGGATTCTCCGCCTATCCATTCCATCTCAAGGATGGGCCGGACTGCAGCCTGGAAGCCTACTGCGAGATGATTGCCCGCACCGTGGATCTGATGGGCATCGAGCATGTGGGCCTGGGCACCGACCTCTGCCAGGACCAGCCGGTCTCGGTCCTCGAGTGGATGCGCAACGGTCGCTGGTCCAAGGAGATGGACTACGGCGAGGGTAGCGCCAGCAATGCCGGCTGGCCGCGGCCACTGGCCTGGCTACGCGACAGCCGCGACTTCCCCAACCTGATCGCCGGGCTACGCCAGCGCGGTTTCGACGAGACCGAGGTCGAGCGCATCATGGGCCGTAACTGGGTGGCACTGCTGCAGCGTGCCGCTATCCCGGCCACGAGCTGA
- a CDS encoding aldehyde dehydrogenase family protein has protein sequence MSANHSLFIAGQWVEGESTAANYSPSDRQDLIGHYAQASAAQVGEAIAAARQGQREWARSGLEQRYALLMAIGDELAARKQELGRLLSREEGKPLAEGVGEVYRSAQFFHYYAAEVLRQIDERVDSVRPGVEVETRREPVGVVGVISPWNFPMATAVWKIAPALAFGNAVVFKPANLVPASAWALTEIISRQALPAGTFNLVMGSGGSVGEALISSPAIDALSFTGSLEVGRRVAAATAGNLVKCQLEMGSKNALIVAADADLDLAVEAAFNGAYSGTGQKCTASSRLIVHEAVHDAFVEKLVARLARAKVGPALEEGVQIGPVAEARQLESNLAWIERAKADGAELAFGGHRVECASDGYFMAPTLFTATTNAMAINREEVFGPIACVIKVADMDTAIATLNDTNFGLTAGIITDSLALASEFKARAETGCVMVNLATAGTDYHVPFGGRKDSSFGPREQGRYAREFYTVVKTCYVKAN, from the coding sequence ATGTCAGCCAACCACTCCCTTTTTATCGCCGGACAGTGGGTCGAGGGTGAAAGCACCGCCGCCAACTACAGCCCGTCGGATCGCCAGGACCTGATCGGCCACTATGCCCAGGCCAGTGCCGCCCAGGTCGGGGAGGCCATTGCCGCGGCCAGGCAGGGCCAGCGCGAGTGGGCCAGGAGTGGCCTGGAACAGCGCTATGCGCTGCTGATGGCCATCGGCGACGAGCTGGCGGCGCGCAAGCAGGAGCTGGGGCGCCTGCTCTCCCGTGAGGAGGGCAAGCCGCTGGCCGAGGGCGTGGGGGAGGTCTATCGTTCCGCACAGTTTTTCCACTACTACGCCGCCGAGGTGCTGCGCCAGATCGACGAGCGTGTCGATTCGGTGCGTCCCGGGGTCGAGGTGGAGACCCGCCGCGAGCCGGTCGGCGTGGTGGGGGTGATCAGCCCCTGGAACTTCCCCATGGCCACGGCGGTGTGGAAGATCGCCCCGGCGCTGGCTTTCGGCAATGCGGTGGTCTTCAAGCCGGCCAACCTGGTGCCCGCCAGCGCCTGGGCGCTGACCGAGATCATCAGCCGCCAGGCGCTGCCCGCCGGCACCTTCAACCTGGTGATGGGCTCTGGCGGCAGCGTCGGCGAGGCGTTGATCTCGAGCCCGGCGATCGATGCCTTGAGCTTTACCGGTTCGCTGGAGGTGGGGCGCCGGGTGGCGGCGGCCACCGCCGGCAACCTGGTCAAGTGCCAGCTGGAGATGGGCTCCAAGAATGCGCTGATCGTTGCCGCGGACGCCGACCTCGACCTGGCCGTGGAGGCCGCCTTCAACGGTGCCTACTCCGGCACCGGCCAGAAGTGCACCGCCTCGTCGCGCCTGATCGTGCATGAGGCCGTGCATGACGCCTTCGTCGAGAAGCTGGTGGCCCGCCTGGCGCGGGCCAAGGTGGGGCCGGCCCTGGAGGAGGGCGTGCAGATCGGCCCGGTGGCCGAGGCCCGCCAGCTCGAATCCAACCTGGCCTGGATCGAGCGCGCCAAGGCCGATGGGGCCGAGCTGGCCTTTGGTGGCCATCGCGTCGAGTGTGCCAGTGACGGCTACTTCATGGCGCCGACTCTGTTCACTGCGACGACCAACGCCATGGCCATCAACCGCGAAGAGGTCTTCGGCCCCATCGCCTGCGTGATCAAGGTCGCCGACATGGACACCGCCATCGCCACCCTCAACGACACCAACTTCGGCCTCACCGCGGGGATCATTACCGACTCCCTGGCCCTGGCCAGCGAGTTCAAGGCCCGCGCCGAGACCGGCTGCGTGATGGTCAACCTGGCCACCGCCGGCACCGATTACCACGTGCCCTTCGGCGGTCGCAAGGACTCGAGCTTCGGCCCCCGTGAGCAGGGTCGCTATGCCCGGGAGTTCTACACCGTGGTCAAGACCTGCTACGTCAAAGCCAACTGA
- a CDS encoding LysR family transcriptional regulator, which produces MPPELKLQPLRYVLAIIDHGGFHAAAKQLHRSQPAISMAVRDLEFRLGQPLFEKGNGQTLLTPFGHWCEPRFRELVAHHDRLSRDAMALASAQAGRVDIAAVPSVASRLMPGLLASFVHDYPGIEISLQDGHSERVNQMVLKGEVELGITSLWLPDEALSFTPLLHDEIGVVCRDDHPLAAHGHLHWQALAGHALIRNGTSRLLEGSPAAELLAQSTLYISNMISLTAMLEAGIGITTLPRLAFQEEHERLRFIPLSTPRLERQIGLLRRARQSLSPASEAMHEYLLERLVGSHNDEGPTAEP; this is translated from the coding sequence ATGCCACCAGAACTCAAGCTCCAGCCCCTTCGCTATGTATTGGCGATCATCGATCACGGCGGCTTCCATGCCGCCGCCAAGCAGCTGCATCGCAGCCAGCCGGCCATCTCCATGGCGGTACGCGATCTGGAGTTCCGTCTTGGCCAGCCGCTGTTCGAGAAGGGCAACGGCCAAACCCTACTGACCCCCTTCGGGCACTGGTGTGAACCGCGCTTTCGCGAGCTGGTAGCCCATCACGACCGCCTGAGCCGTGACGCAATGGCCTTGGCGAGCGCCCAGGCGGGTCGTGTCGATATCGCCGCGGTCCCCTCGGTGGCCAGCCGCCTGATGCCTGGCCTCCTTGCCAGCTTCGTCCACGACTATCCGGGTATCGAGATCAGCCTCCAGGATGGTCACTCGGAGCGGGTCAACCAGATGGTGCTCAAGGGCGAAGTGGAACTCGGCATCACCAGCCTGTGGCTGCCCGACGAAGCGCTGAGCTTCACCCCCCTGCTACACGATGAGATAGGCGTGGTGTGCCGCGACGACCACCCCCTGGCCGCTCATGGCCATCTGCACTGGCAGGCACTGGCGGGCCATGCGCTGATCCGCAACGGCACCTCGCGGCTGCTGGAGGGCTCCCCCGCCGCCGAGCTGCTGGCTCAGAGCACGCTATATATCTCCAACATGATCTCGCTGACCGCCATGCTCGAGGCCGGCATCGGCATCACCACCCTGCCGCGCCTGGCCTTCCAGGAGGAGCATGAGCGGCTGCGCTTCATTCCCCTCTCCACGCCCAGGCTGGAGCGGCAGATTGGCCTGCTGCGCCGGGCACGACAAAGCCTCTCGCCTGCCTCTGAGGCGATGCATGAATACCTGCTTGAAAGGCTGGTGGGATCCCACAACGACGAAGGGCCTACGGCGGAACCGTAG
- a CDS encoding cytochrome c5 family protein, which produces MNSSKLIIGCLTTLGLAVAAASQAHADADRDAIAERLKPVGQVCLQGQDCGTAAAAENGDEAADNGNGLDGGAIYGRVCAACHDSGAAGAPMMDDADAWADRLDQGIETLYENAINGIGAMPARGGDSSLSDEEVMASTNYLIESVYDGDLPEIGGDDEAEMAEESNGEEEADVAANGEEEAAVEEEVAATEEENGLDGEALYASGGCAACHDSGAAGAPIVGDDWGERMDQDISELYANAINGIGAMPPKGGNRSLSDEEVEAIVDYMVAESE; this is translated from the coding sequence GTGAATTCCAGCAAGTTGATCATCGGGTGCCTGACCACCCTGGGCCTGGCCGTAGCGGCCGCCTCCCAAGCACACGCCGACGCCGATCGTGACGCCATTGCCGAGCGACTCAAGCCGGTTGGCCAGGTGTGCCTGCAGGGCCAGGACTGCGGTACTGCAGCCGCCGCCGAGAACGGTGACGAGGCCGCCGACAATGGCAACGGCCTCGACGGCGGGGCCATCTACGGCCGCGTCTGCGCCGCCTGTCACGACAGCGGTGCTGCCGGCGCGCCGATGATGGACGACGCCGACGCCTGGGCCGATCGCCTCGACCAAGGCATCGAGACCCTCTACGAGAATGCCATCAACGGTATCGGCGCCATGCCGGCCCGCGGCGGCGACTCCAGCCTCTCGGATGAAGAGGTCATGGCGTCGACCAACTACCTGATCGAATCCGTCTACGACGGCGACCTGCCCGAGATCGGTGGCGACGACGAAGCCGAGATGGCGGAAGAGTCCAACGGCGAGGAAGAGGCCGACGTCGCCGCCAACGGCGAGGAAGAGGCAGCCGTCGAAGAAGAGGTGGCGGCTACCGAGGAAGAGAATGGCCTCGACGGCGAAGCGCTGTATGCCAGCGGCGGCTGTGCGGCCTGTCACGACAGCGGTGCTGCCGGCGCGCCGATCGTCGGCGACGACTGGGGCGAGCGCATGGATCAAGACATCAGCGAACTGTATGCCAATGCCATCAACGGCATCGGCGCCATGCCGCCCAAGGGTGGCAACAGGTCGCTCTCCGATGAAGAGGTCGAGGCCATCGTCGACTATATGGTCGCCGAGTCCGAATAA
- a CDS encoding DNA helicase Rep gives MSIQQRLAKLNPRQQDAVRYIDGPCLVLAGAGSGKTSVITTKIAYLVQECGMSARRIAAVTFTNKAAREMKERVGQMLKGKEGHGLTVSTFHTLGLNIIRGELKALGYKPGFSLFDPEDAKALLRDLMNKDAQVDAEQINAVQGQISQWKNDLVLPGEALSHAADDDQHFAARVYEAYGRHLKAYNAVDFDDLILLPVVLLRDDPEALARWRRKIHYMLVDEYQDTNVSQYLLVKLLMEERKTFTVVGDDDQSIYAWRGARPENLVTLGEDFPRLKVIKLEQNYRSTGTILRAANTLIANNPHVYEKSLWSDMGDGEAIRVVVNRHEEAEAERVASEILTRRIKERAEWRDFAVLYRGNFQARLLELKLQHYQIPYKLSGGTSFFSRNEIKDAMAYLRLLINPADDNAFLRIVNVPRREIGPGTLEKLANYATERGCSLFGACHELGLEQLLPTRAVERLGRFTHFIDGVRRRMDGGDAIHAIRDMLREMDYEAWLYQNASAPTIAERRMANVWILIDQLEKSMQRAPDETGDESLASEDTETDSVEAAISRLVLRDILEQQAEEDDSDRVQLLTMHASKGLEFPHVYLMGWEEELLPHRNAIEAGTVEEERRLAYVGITRARRTLTLTLARQRKSYGELMDCTQSRFLDELPEADLAWEGRADKEDPDKKQARGKDALAGIRSLLN, from the coding sequence ATGTCGATCCAGCAGCGCCTGGCCAAGCTCAATCCCCGCCAGCAGGACGCCGTGCGCTACATCGACGGGCCCTGCCTGGTGCTGGCCGGGGCCGGCTCGGGCAAGACCAGCGTGATCACCACCAAGATCGCCTACCTGGTGCAGGAGTGCGGCATGAGCGCCCGGCGCATCGCCGCGGTGACCTTCACCAACAAGGCCGCCCGCGAGATGAAGGAGCGCGTCGGGCAGATGCTCAAGGGCAAGGAGGGCCACGGCCTGACCGTCTCGACCTTCCACACCCTGGGGCTCAACATCATCCGCGGCGAGCTCAAGGCGCTGGGCTACAAGCCGGGCTTCTCGCTGTTCGATCCCGAGGACGCCAAGGCGCTGCTGCGCGACCTGATGAACAAGGACGCCCAGGTCGACGCCGAGCAGATCAACGCCGTGCAGGGGCAGATCTCGCAGTGGAAGAACGACCTGGTGCTGCCCGGCGAGGCGCTGTCCCACGCCGCCGACGACGACCAGCACTTCGCGGCACGGGTCTACGAAGCCTACGGCCGCCACCTCAAGGCCTACAACGCGGTGGACTTCGACGACCTGATCCTGCTGCCGGTGGTGCTGCTGCGCGACGACCCCGAGGCGCTGGCGCGCTGGCGGCGCAAGATCCACTACATGCTGGTCGACGAGTATCAGGACACCAACGTCTCGCAGTACCTGCTGGTCAAGCTGCTGATGGAGGAGCGCAAGACCTTCACCGTGGTCGGCGACGACGACCAGTCGATCTATGCCTGGCGCGGCGCGCGGCCCGAGAACCTGGTGACCCTGGGTGAGGACTTCCCGCGCCTCAAGGTGATCAAGCTGGAGCAGAACTACCGCTCCACCGGCACCATCCTGCGCGCCGCCAATACCTTGATCGCCAACAATCCCCACGTCTACGAGAAGTCGCTATGGTCCGACATGGGCGACGGCGAGGCGATCCGCGTGGTGGTCAACCGCCACGAGGAGGCCGAGGCCGAGCGGGTGGCCAGCGAGATCCTCACCCGGCGCATCAAGGAGCGTGCCGAGTGGCGCGACTTCGCGGTGCTCTACCGCGGCAACTTCCAGGCCCGCCTGCTGGAGCTCAAGCTGCAGCACTACCAGATTCCCTACAAGCTCTCCGGCGGCACCTCGTTCTTCTCGCGCAACGAGATCAAGGACGCCATGGCCTACCTGCGGCTGCTGATCAACCCCGCCGACGACAACGCCTTCCTGCGCATCGTCAACGTGCCGCGCCGCGAGATCGGCCCCGGGACCCTGGAGAAGCTCGCCAACTACGCCACCGAGCGCGGCTGCTCGCTGTTTGGCGCCTGCCACGAACTGGGGCTCGAGCAGCTGCTGCCGACCCGCGCCGTGGAGCGCCTGGGGCGCTTCACCCACTTCATCGACGGCGTGCGGCGGCGCATGGACGGCGGCGATGCGATCCACGCCATCCGCGACATGCTGCGCGAGATGGACTACGAGGCGTGGCTGTACCAGAACGCCAGCGCGCCGACCATCGCCGAGCGGCGCATGGCCAACGTGTGGATCCTGATCGACCAGCTCGAGAAGTCGATGCAGCGGGCGCCCGACGAGACCGGAGACGAGAGCCTCGCCAGCGAAGACACCGAAACCGACAGCGTCGAGGCCGCCATCTCGCGGCTGGTGCTGCGCGACATCCTCGAGCAGCAGGCCGAGGAGGACGACTCCGACCGCGTCCAACTGCTGACCATGCACGCCTCCAAGGGCCTCGAGTTTCCCCACGTCTATCTGATGGGCTGGGAGGAGGAGCTGTTGCCGCACCGCAACGCCATCGAAGCGGGCACCGTGGAGGAGGAGCGCCGCCTGGCCTATGTCGGCATCACCCGCGCGCGGCGCACCCTTACCCTGACCCTGGCCCGCCAGCGCAAGAGCTACGGCGAGCTGATGGACTGCACCCAGAGCCGCTTTCTCGACGAGCTGCCCGAGGCGGACCTGGCCTGGGAGGGGCGCGCCGACAAGGAAGATCCCGACAAGAAACAGGCCCGCGGCAAGGATGCGCTGGCGGGTATTCGCTCGCTACTCAATTAG
- a CDS encoding tRNA (uridine(34)/cytosine(34)/5-carboxymethylaminomethyluridine(34)-2'-O)-methyltransferase TrmL yields MLDVVLYQPEIPPNTGNLIRLCANTGFRLHLIEPLGFVLDDKRLRRAGLDYHEWAAVRVHRNWPAFVEALAPERVFAVSTRGRSGYHEPSYRHGDALVFGPETRGLPQALLDALPPEQRLRIPMLADSRSLNLSNACAIVVYEAWRQLGFAGASEPTKE; encoded by the coding sequence ATGCTCGACGTGGTGCTGTACCAACCCGAGATCCCGCCCAATACCGGCAACCTGATCCGACTGTGCGCCAATACCGGCTTTCGGCTGCACCTGATCGAGCCGCTGGGCTTCGTGCTCGACGACAAGCGCCTGCGGCGTGCCGGGCTCGACTATCACGAGTGGGCGGCGGTGCGCGTGCACCGCAACTGGCCGGCCTTTGTCGAGGCGCTGGCGCCCGAGCGTGTCTTCGCCGTATCGACCCGCGGCCGCAGCGGCTACCATGAGCCGAGTTATCGCCATGGCGATGCGCTGGTCTTCGGCCCCGAGACCCGCGGCCTGCCCCAGGCGCTGCTCGATGCCCTGCCGCCCGAGCAGCGCCTGCGTATTCCCATGCTAGCCGATAGCCGCAGCCTGAATCTCTCCAATGCCTGCGCCATCGTGGTCTACGAGGCCTGGCGGCAGCTGGGGTTCGCCGGTGCCAGCGAGCCCACCAAGGAGTAA
- a CDS encoding orotate phosphoribosyltransferase gives MQPYQREFIEFAIDQGVLRFGEFTLKSGRVSPYFFNAGLFKSGAALARLGRCYAQAIAASGLEADVLFGPAYKGIPLAATTAVALAEHHARDLPFAFNRKEAKDHGEGGNIVGAPLAGRILIIDDVITAGTAIREVMALIDAAGAEAAGVVIALDRQERGAGELSAIQEVEQRYAMPVISIVTLDMVLAYLEQHAGAAMQPHAEAIRDYRARYGVSA, from the coding sequence ATGCAGCCGTATCAGCGCGAATTCATCGAATTCGCCATCGACCAGGGCGTGCTGCGCTTCGGTGAATTCACCCTCAAGTCGGGCCGTGTCAGCCCCTACTTCTTCAATGCCGGCCTGTTCAAGAGCGGTGCCGCCCTGGCGCGGCTGGGCCGCTGCTATGCCCAGGCCATCGCAGCCAGCGGCCTCGAGGCCGACGTGCTGTTCGGGCCGGCCTACAAGGGCATTCCACTGGCCGCGACCACCGCCGTGGCGCTGGCCGAGCATCACGCTCGTGACCTGCCGTTCGCCTTCAACCGCAAGGAAGCCAAGGACCACGGCGAGGGCGGCAATATCGTCGGCGCCCCGCTTGCCGGGCGTATCCTGATCATCGACGACGTGATCACCGCCGGCACCGCGATTCGCGAAGTGATGGCGCTGATCGATGCGGCCGGCGCCGAGGCGGCGGGGGTGGTGATCGCCCTCGACCGTCAGGAGCGCGGTGCCGGCGAGCTGAGTGCCATCCAGGAGGTCGAGCAGCGCTACGCCATGCCGGTGATCAGCATCGTCACCCTGGACATGGTGCTCGCCTACCTCGAGCAGCACGCCGGTGCGGCCATGCAACCCCATGCCGAGGCGATTCGCGACTACCGCGCTCGCTACGGCGTCAGCGCCTAG
- a CDS encoding exodeoxyribonuclease III has product MKIASINVNGIREAVSRGFLDWLANQDADVVCVQNLKAKSFELDDSILYPEGYEGYFLDAEQDGFSGVGLYCRKIPKAIMYGLGFEQCDHEGRFLQADYDRFSIASFLMPDGSDPQAKEAFMAQYQEYLGKMARKRREYIICGTWHVAHKTIDLENWADNQTTPGFKPEERAWMDQVLGPTGFIDTFREINRDAGEYTWWPALDQDQPRSRQEGWRLDYQMVGPNFRRHVVDAWIDYDATFSEFAPLIVEYDLTL; this is encoded by the coding sequence ATGAAAATCGCCAGCATCAATGTCAATGGCATCCGCGAAGCGGTCAGTCGGGGCTTTCTCGACTGGCTTGCCAACCAGGATGCCGATGTCGTCTGCGTGCAGAACCTCAAGGCCAAGAGCTTCGAGCTCGACGACAGTATTCTCTACCCCGAAGGCTACGAGGGCTACTTCCTCGACGCCGAACAGGACGGCTTCTCCGGGGTCGGCCTCTACTGCCGCAAGATTCCCAAGGCCATCATGTACGGCCTGGGCTTCGAGCAGTGCGACCACGAAGGTCGCTTCCTGCAGGCCGACTACGACCGCTTCAGCATCGCCAGCTTCCTGATGCCCGACGGCAGTGACCCGCAGGCCAAGGAAGCCTTCATGGCGCAGTACCAGGAGTATCTCGGCAAGATGGCGCGCAAGCGTCGCGAGTACATCATCTGCGGCACCTGGCACGTCGCCCACAAGACCATCGACCTGGAGAACTGGGCCGATAACCAGACCACGCCAGGCTTCAAGCCCGAAGAGCGTGCCTGGATGGACCAGGTGCTCGGCCCGACCGGCTTCATCGACACCTTCCGCGAGATCAACCGCGACGCCGGTGAGTACACCTGGTGGCCGGCGCTGGATCAGGATCAGCCGCGCTCGCGGCAGGAAGGCTGGCGCCTCGACTACCAGATGGTCGGGCCCAACTTCCGCCGCCATGTGGTCGACGCCTGGATCGACTACGACGCGACCTTCTCGGAGTTCGCGCCGCTGATCGTCGAGTACGACCTCACGCTGTAA